In Cumulibacter soli, the genomic window ATGCCGGCGCGTCCCCCGGAGAAGATCGGCAGCCCCGCGAGACCGACCGCCAAGTAGAGCAGGACGGCGAGAACGCCGCGCACCGGACCGAGGACGGCACCGGTGAGCAAGATGGCGAACGTTTGCAGCGTGATCGGGACCGGCCCGGCGATGGTGATCGCGGGCAGGATCGCACTCACGGCAATCAGCGCCGCGAACCCGGCGATCAACGCGATATCGCCCGCGGAAAAACGCCGCCGTGACGGGCTGCTTTCGACCGGGGTCTGTTGTGAACTTATGGCGCTCATGGGGCGGTTCGTGCCTTCCTCGCTATCATCGACCCGAACATTGTTCAGGACGACTTGAACGGTGTTCAGGTTAGACTGCTCGAGGTGATTCGCCAAGTCCCGGAGGTTTGTGATGCGGTACACCCTCGCCGATGTCATCCGCCGCGCCCTGACGGTGCTCGACGAGTACGGGTTGGCGGACCTATCGATGCGACGCCTGGCATCCGAACTCGGCGTCCAGCCAAGCGCCCTCTACCACCACGTCGCCAACAAACAGCAGTTGCTGGCGCTGCTGGCCGACGAGGTACTTCGCCGCGGCGCACGCCCGATCGACGAGGACGCGCCGTGGCCGGAGCAGGTCAAGGCGATCTGCGTGATACTGCGCGATGCGATGTTGGCATGGCGCGATGGCGCCGAACTCGTCTCGACGGTCTACGCGTTCGGGCTCGGCGCCAATTCACCGGTCGAGCAGTTGATAACGACGCTGCGGGCGGCGGGATTCGCCGAGTCCACCGCGCTCACCGGAGCGAAGGCGCTGTTGTACGTGACGTTCGGCCACACCGGCGCCATGCAGACGCACCTGCAGGCTGCCAGCGCCGGCGCTATCGAGGCGCCCGTCGACATCACCTCGCACGACGATCTCGCTGCCGCGTTGGAGTTAGTGACGACCGGACTGCGCGAACATCTGCGCAGCGAGGCCTAGTCGAACTATCCGATCGGGTTCGCGCTTTGACACGGACTGAGCGCGACGCCGAATCCGCGGATCGCCAGCAGGACAGCACATGCCAGCAGCACCACGGCGATGACGGACACAATTGGTAACGGCAGCGGCCGCGCGGACTTCGCATTGGCGAGGAAACCGGCAATGACCAATGCAACAATCACGACGGCGCCCGCGACTTTGACGATGTCGAAGTAATCGCACGAGGCGATCACGCCGTTCACCATCGACGTCGTCGCCGTCGACAGGCTGACGAACCACGCGACAACGGCCACCGCAACCGCGCCCTTGAATGCCCCGGGCGTGTCCTGCCACAACCGGCCCTTCGAAAACCGTGCTTCAGACATGTCCGCTCCATGAGAAAAGTTCAATACGATTGCGCACTACGACCGCGTAAGCCCGCGTGCGGTTCCTCGAATGATTCCACCCGCCACAGCGCACCACCAGCAGCTGCAGACCTCGGTGCGCTGAACTCGCCATCGTTCTTCGCAACCAAACCGTTGCCGTGAGGAGATGCCGAATGGCAAGGGTGGTCATGACCGGACAACCTCCGGCTTTGGAGTAATCACCAGAAACGCGTTGCAGAACGCCGGAAGCACCGTGCTGGGGTGCCCGCAACAACGACAACAATCGGCTTGATCTGGCCGCATTGGACTCGGTCCGCGCCTTCGCCGAGCAGGTGGTTCGACAGTCGGCGAACACCGGTATCAATGCGCTGGCGCTCAACGCCGGGATCGTACGGCGTACTGCGACCGGGCGAAGCGCGGATGGTTACGAGGAGACGTTCGCGGTCAATCATCTCGC contains:
- a CDS encoding TetR family transcriptional regulator encodes the protein MRYTLADVIRRALTVLDEYGLADLSMRRLASELGVQPSALYHHVANKQQLLALLADEVLRRGARPIDEDAPWPEQVKAICVILRDAMLAWRDGAELVSTVYAFGLGANSPVEQLITTLRAAGFAESTALTGAKALLYVTFGHTGAMQTHLQAASAGAIEAPVDITSHDDLAAALELVTTGLREHLRSEA